A single genomic interval of Streptomyces sp. 1222.5 harbors:
- a CDS encoding GlsB/YeaQ/YmgE family stress response membrane protein, with protein MGWLWAIIVGFVLGLIAKAVIPGKQHSPLWLTTICGILGAIAGNAVASALGVAETRGIDWSRHFFQLVAAIIIVALVDALYMATLGKRKQQRA; from the coding sequence ATGGGCTGGTTGTGGGCGATCATCGTGGGATTCGTGCTGGGCCTGATCGCCAAGGCGGTCATCCCGGGCAAGCAGCACAGCCCTCTGTGGCTGACGACCATCTGCGGCATCCTGGGCGCCATCGCGGGCAACGCCGTCGCCAGTGCCCTCGGCGTCGCGGAGACCCGGGGCATCGACTGGAGCCGGCACTTCTTCCAGCTCGTGGCCGCGATCATCATCGTCGCGCTCGTCGACGCCCTCTACATGGCGACCCTGGGGAAGAGGAAACAGCAGCGGGCCTGA
- the tyrS gene encoding tyrosine--tRNA ligase — MTDIVDELKWRGLFALSTDEDALRKALADGPVTFYCGFDPTAPSLHVGHLVQVLTVRRLQQAGHRPLALVGGATGLIGDPRPTAERTLNDPETVAGWVGKLRSQIEPFLSFEGENAAVMVNNLDWTANLSAIEFLRDVGKHFRVNKMLTKDSVARRLESDQGISYTEFSYQILQGMDFLQLYRRHGCTLQQGGSDQWGNLTAGLDLIHRLEPGAEVHALATPLMTKADGTKFGKTEGGAVWLDPEMTTPYAFYQFWLNVDDRDISKYLRILSFKSREELEELERQTEERPQARAAQRALAEELTTLVHGAGQTAAVVAASKALFGQGELAELDGPTLAAALSEVPHVRVAELGPVVDLLAEVGLVASKSAARRTVKEGGAYVNNVKVASEDAVPAKEDLLHGRWLVLRRGKKNLAAVEVVPA, encoded by the coding sequence GTGACGGACATCGTCGACGAGCTGAAGTGGCGTGGGCTGTTCGCCCTGTCCACCGACGAGGACGCCTTGCGCAAGGCTCTCGCGGACGGTCCTGTCACGTTCTATTGCGGCTTCGACCCGACGGCGCCGTCCCTGCACGTGGGGCACCTCGTGCAGGTGCTCACCGTGCGCCGGCTCCAGCAGGCCGGGCACCGGCCGCTGGCGCTGGTGGGCGGCGCGACGGGTCTGATCGGCGACCCCCGCCCGACCGCGGAGCGCACGCTGAACGACCCGGAGACGGTGGCCGGCTGGGTCGGCAAGCTGCGTTCGCAGATCGAGCCGTTCCTGTCCTTCGAGGGTGAGAACGCGGCCGTCATGGTCAACAACCTCGACTGGACCGCGAACCTCTCCGCGATCGAGTTCCTGCGGGACGTCGGCAAGCACTTCCGTGTCAACAAGATGCTGACGAAAGACTCCGTGGCCCGCCGCCTGGAGTCCGACCAGGGCATCAGCTACACGGAGTTCAGCTACCAGATCCTCCAGGGCATGGACTTCCTCCAGCTCTACCGCCGCCACGGCTGCACGCTCCAGCAGGGCGGCAGCGACCAGTGGGGGAACCTCACGGCCGGGCTGGACCTGATCCACCGGCTGGAGCCGGGTGCCGAGGTCCACGCCCTGGCCACCCCGCTGATGACGAAGGCGGACGGCACCAAGTTCGGCAAGACCGAGGGCGGCGCCGTCTGGCTCGACCCGGAGATGACGACGCCGTACGCGTTCTACCAGTTCTGGCTGAACGTGGACGACCGGGACATCTCCAAGTACCTGCGCATCCTGTCCTTCAAGTCCCGCGAGGAGCTGGAGGAGCTGGAGAGGCAGACCGAGGAGCGTCCGCAGGCCCGGGCCGCGCAGCGCGCGCTCGCCGAGGAGCTGACGACGCTGGTGCACGGCGCCGGCCAGACCGCGGCGGTCGTCGCGGCGTCCAAGGCGCTGTTCGGGCAGGGCGAGCTGGCGGAGCTGGACGGCCCGACGCTGGCCGCGGCGCTCTCCGAGGTGCCGCACGTGCGGGTCGCCGAGCTGGGTCCGGTCGTCGACCTGCTCGCCGAGGTCGGGCTCGTCGCCAGCAAGTCCGCCGCGCGGCGGACGGTGAAGGAGGGCGGCGCGTACGTGAACAACGTGAAGGTCGCCTCCGAGGACGCCGTCCCGGCGAAGGAGGACCTGCTGCACGGACGGTGGCTGGTACTGCGCCGCGGGAAGAAGAACCTCGCCGCGGTCGAGGTCGTCCCCGCCTAG